The Oncorhynchus gorbuscha isolate QuinsamMale2020 ecotype Even-year linkage group LG06, OgorEven_v1.0, whole genome shotgun sequence sequence TTACTCTACTACCCTGTACTCATGTGCTCTCACTGATAGAGCATGAGAGGTGAAGTCAGGTTCCTGTCACCCTGAAGCTGGTTGTGACCATAAAGCTCATCTGTTAGTTGATTTAGCTGATGTGTGTACCCTTGATGAGATATACTTGTTAAAAATACTTAAACCTGATTTGTCTCGTATCACGGGAAAGGTTTAGATTTAGTACCATACCGCCCTCTTCTGGCTGCAAGTGTCAAATTAAACTGATGCATCCTGCTACTTGTTATTCAGCAACAGTGAAATGATTCAATGACCACTATGGGGAGCAGTATGTCTGGTGCTGATTTCCATCTGATGCAAAGGCTGCaactacattaaaaaaaatacaatctgCATTGATACATTGGATGACTCAAATCCAAGGATCGTGAAACAGTAACTCGCCTCATCAATTTCCAATATGCAGGTGCTATTTTAGTTGAGAGGGGTTGGAGTGATGCATACGTTTCTAACATGTCTTTgacccctccttctccttctagcCCGGGTCATACCTTCGGATATACAACCTACACGCAGTTCCTGGGGCTAGTCGGTTGCCAAGCAATGACTCTGTCCAGTCTGATCAGATGGGACACCTGGGTTTCCACCTGCATGGGGGCACCTCATACGGCAGGGGGTTACGTGTGCTGCCTGAAGACAGCCCAGATATACTGGACCTCAAAAAGTAAGAGGGGGCTGTCTGCCAATTTGTGTTGTCACCTCATAAGGCCTAAATGATAGGACACTTTCACTTGAAGTGCCAATCTTTTAAAGTTTATTTTCTCATTGTTTCAGGATCTTGGAGACATTCTCCGAGTCTGACATAAATGACTCGTCCATGTTTGAAGTCTGGAGTACACCACCAGAGTCTTTTGGTATGTTGACATTTTTCACTTTGATGCTTATATGAACAATATCTTGTTTTCCTGTTAATATTCCTTACAGCCATAATGGCTTGGAAGGCTGTGGTTTGGAGGAAACTTATGGCACCACATAAGTTTCTGCTATCATTTTAGGTACTGCTCCAGATGAAATTGCTACAGGTATGAAATGAGAAGTATGGCGCTATTTTGTTACACTTGTGGGCAAATTATAAGCTTATATAGTTGTAAAATATTAGGATGTgagcagaaaaataaatgttTGAATCACATCTCAAGAAACAAAACCACTTCCCAGTCTAGGTGTAATCCACACCCTCAGCCAGTACAAAAACACTTCCCAGTCTAGGTGTAATCCACACCCTCAGCCAGTACAAAATCACTTCCCAGTCTAGGTGTAATCCACACCCTCAGCCAGTACAATGGAATCTGGGATCCTCCACTACTAATGTACATCCACATCTGTGATAGAAGTCTATGTCTTTGATTTGTTGCAGTCCTGTCTGACACTAGCTAGCAGATTGTGACGTGTTAATGTGCTGCTCCATTTGCCGTTACAGGATAGATACGGCGTGTAGCACCGATAATTTTTGGCCAACCTTAACGATATTATCTTCGTTCTCGATTCGGCCAAATATTTATCTCCGAAAATGTCTGTGTCCAGTTGTAAGTGGTTCgtttgaatttagaaaatgctctgttattaaaataaataattagtTTTGCTCCATGATGGGATCCAACACAGTGAGAGAAGGTTTGGAATAAAGATGGTGGCGTACACATTGTTGGATTACTTCATAGAGCAAAACATGAATTTGTTTTATTTTCTACATTCAAACGAACCAGCTGCGACTGGACATGGGCATTTTACAAGATGCATGTTAGAGTGAATCGAGAACTAAGATAGTATCGTTAAGGCTGTTGGAAAATTCTCTGCTACGCCAAACAGTACCTATCCCATAACGGCTAATGGAGAATCACATCAGCCCGTTACAATCTGCTAGCTACTCTGACACTTGTTGTATGTGTATTGGTGTAGAGAGGACGTGTGACCACACTGTGGAACAGGTGAGTCTGGCTGAAGTGAAGAGCAGAAGCCCCCCCTCAGGTGTTCCACGTTCAGGTTCAGCTCAAGTCTTACCAGCCTCAGAGACTCTACCAGTCCCTGAAACTCTTCTGTCACAAGTGTAAAACCATGTGAGTTACTGCTATACactgacaaccaaacacaaacaCGCAAGACACAACATCTACTTGATTGTATTAGCTACATAGCTCCAATTGTGAGGTCATAGGTTATCCATGCTTCTTCATATACATACTCGCACATGTCTCTCTCAATCCATTGGGGACCCCAGGGTGTGCACAATTATCTagtccagcactaacacacctgatcaaCTAATCACCAAGCCTTTGATTAGTTGAAACAGGTGTGTGCACTCTCTGGGTGTCAATCAGATATTGTCCTGGCTATCTGGGATCCTTGTGACATCCTTACTCCATTTGAAGTTAATGtttaaacatttttaaatgttaaggacaaggttagggtttagggtagggatgtCCAGGGATTCCAGACGGCACTAATCAGTCAGGAATAGATTGAGAAACGATTGAGAAACTGCCCTGTACCTTTCAGACGGGACGTCCCTGATGATGTCACAGTGGGGGGCTTGTTCTCAGAAGCCCAGAAGGACGTTGGACCATGTAATAATGGTTACTGGACTCTGGTTCTGCCTCTCCCGAGAGAGCCTCCTTCTGAATCCCCCACCCGGACCCTGACCCTTCTGATGTCCAGTCAGCTAATGGGAAAGGGCAAGGCAAAGGAGCTGATCTTCCTTATGGGTGCGAACCACACAACTGCCTTGTTACTATGGAGACACAGTGTTATctgcatctctcttcctctcatggCCACAACCGTACAGACTTGAAACCTAGTAAAGAAACGCTATATAAATGCAATCTATTTCTACTGAGAAACAGTGATGTGTGTCTCTTTTAGTGATGCATTTCACATTTACCTTCTAAAAGCTATGCTATGACAGTTTGATTCTACGTTTTACACCAAAGGCTAAACTGTTATCCATTATTTTGTCTGCTTTCCCGTAGGAGCTACCTTGGAGGAGACGTGTCGGATAGCATCCGCTTACAGTAACATTGTCCCAGTGACATCACCACAAGGAACCATGACCCCGCTGGATCTCTCGGCTCCCTTCCTCTTCCGGGGCACGAAAAGATACTATGGGTCTGTACCTATCTTGAAAGTGACTGTCTTAGACACATCTGACACAGGCCACATTTTGTCCATCAGTGTACTTGAATACACTCAAATGTGAAGTGGGTTTTTATGCCTTTGTTTTTCAGATGCAAACAGTGCTCCCAACTAAAAGTGGGAGAATCATTGGGAGAAGGAGTAGAGGTTTGGGATGAGAAAAGTGTGGCAGACGGTATGGTGATCTCTTTCTCACTGTGCACACCTTTTAGGTGGTGGCGATTTAATGTGGATCTGACCCCATCGTCATTTCTCCCTATTCACCTCTTGATCACATTAACCTCTTACCTGGGTCGTGTTCACAGGCAAAACCtcagcaaaacattttgcagtGGTAGGAAGATGTTattagaccagttagaccattaTTTTCCATGCAATAAAAGTACAAGTTTAAGGACTTGAGTGACTTGAACACTTGTGACCTGGTCTTTGCGGAACATGAGCtacaatacacagagacaggtctCTCACGGTGACCTTTGTGACCTGGGTTTATGTTCTTGatgtttttttaaaaatgtaactgCCTCGTGGATATTCTGACTCGGCTGGGTTTTCCATTTCACTGCTCTGTTGTGTCTGTAACGTCTCGGTTTGTTAATACTATGGTCACAGCATTCGTTTTGATCATGTTAGGActaccttcatccctctcttttctttTAAATGTACTGGCTATTATTGATCTTCTCTCTGCACCATGCCCTCAGCTaggggaggctggtgggaggagctctAGGAGAAAGGGCTCATTGTAAttgctggaatggaatgaatagaacagagtcaaacatggtttccgtatgtttgttgtgtttgataccattccatttattccattcgtCTTTACAGTGAgttctcctatagctcctcccaccagcctcttctAGTTGGACTGtattgtcttctctctccctcttgttacTCGGCTCCTCCCCCTTTCCTGAACCCTCAGTTGTTTTGATCTTATGTCTCCTCTCCACCGGCACTTTTAATGTTACGTCTGCTGTGTTTCTTTACTCCACCAATCCTCAGTTGTATGTTATGGCTTCCCTCCTTAGGTTGTAAAGTTACGCCTAGCGTCCGCTCCTGCCTCTGCTCAGGTCTCTCTCTTAAATCATGTAGTTTTAATGTTATGGCTCTCCTCTCGGCTCTCTTCCCTCGCCCAGCTCTCGGGGTGCAGCTGCTGCAGTATGGCCTACTGATGAAGCTTGAGCTGCAGGATGGCACCGGCTTCCTGGAGGCCCTGCTCTGGAGAGATGCAGTACGTGAGGGCATCCATATGAAGAGACAAGACACACACAACACGTTGAAATATTTTTCAACTTGGTGCCCATAGGTCTGCATGGGTATTTGGGCTCTATGTGTGTTGTATTCTTGTTGTCTAACTGGTAATGCCATTAACCCTATGGCAGGAATCCTTCTTCCACGTGTCAGCTGAGGACGCAGCAGCTGACCAGGAGGCACAAGACCGGGTCCAGGAAACCATGGACAGACTCTGCCCACCAGGGAGTAGTACGGGtaattatatattataataataataatatgacatTTAGCCGACGCTTTTATCCCACCGActtagtcatgcatgcatacTTTTTACATATGGGTagtctgggaattgaacccactaccctggcattgaaagcgccatgctctaccaactgagctacagtgacTTATTGGACAATGCTTCCAGCACTGTCCACGGATGTATCACTATCACATAAATAGACCTGTGAAGTGAGAATGTTTTTGTCAATATTTCAAGGGCAGAGATTTTAACCCCACATCAACAGTGGGCTCTAATGAAGCATTGACAAACAGCGCGTAGAGGTTTCCCATTAGTGAGCAATGAGGCTGGATGAGCTTCCAGGCAGATGGCCCCTCAGAGCGTGAATGCACTGCAGCAATTGAGCAAGTAACTGGACAGCAATTAGTTTTCACATGTCCTCCTGAGCAGACTAGGCTAAAATATGTATTTAAGGATGTCAatttggtgtgtgtgcgtgcatgtttgtGTGGTGTATTCATGTCTGTCTGTGCCCTTTCCCTTCCTGTGCCCAGCGGAGAGGCCCTGGATGGACCTGTGTCTCAGTGCCTACACAGTGGAGGAGAACGGCCAGAGACGGGCCTGCTACCAGATCTGCCACACTGGTACCAGAGGCACTAACCCACATACACACCCTCACGCCTCGCCTAGAGACAAATAGCACTCAACCAACCAAAATATAATCTATATGCCAAATAGTTATTTGTGAATATTGGTATACAGTTGTGTACCTCCAAATTAATAAAACAAATTATATTGGCTGAAATGTATCTGGCTTTGAGTGTCTCTGACCATTCCCTTTGTCATATTTCCTCCTTTGTACCAACATTTTATGTTTTATACTTTATTGAGTGTATGTGTAAACTCTGTTTTCCCCTTCTTAGAAATAAATTATGTGAAAATGATTTGTATTGTCAATTTGAATTTAACCATGGCATTTTCATTGTCTACATCCCTCAAACTCAATTCCACTGCATTAGAGttcccctctaatcggggactggtttagacctgagACCAGGTGTGTGTGCAATTCATTATctggtagaacagaaaaccagcaggctccgggcctcatagggtaagagttgaataatCTACATCAGCTATTCCCCAACTGGGGGTACACGCAATACAGTCGGGGCTGCgccaaataaaatgtgattcacattttcaaacagtccatttagattttccaacggggctatacattttggTGACTAACGTAGCTGCTTctcattccgtttgctcgaaaattgataaatgtttttttttaaagtaaggcctgcgtccatagagacacataccagctctactgttaatactgctactaccagcagtactacacctacACCTGTCGATggcacaagttgttctgcttccacgagcacatccaatgctagcatcagtaattctacatttgttgctTGCCCCGCTAGCATGgatactgacagttgtgaatctgatacAGCTGAAGAGCTACTGCCCGCTTACCCGGGAATGCACCGAAAAACcgacagggacgttggaccatcgaagaggcgcaaatatgagAATTACATTGATGTGGGGttcacttacagttgaagtcggaagtttacatacaccttagccaagtacatttaatctcagtttaacaattcctgacatttaatcccagtaaaaattccgtTTTAGGTTAGTTAAgatcaccactatattttaagaatgtcagaataatagtagagagagtgatttatttcagcttttatttctttcatcacattctcattgggtcagaagtttacatgcactcaattagtatttgttagcattgcctttaaattgtttgacttgggtcaaacgttttgggtagccttccacgagcttcccacaataagttgggtgaattgtgtcccattcctcctggcagagctggtgtaactgagtcaggtttgtaggcctccttgcacgcacatggtttttcagttctgaccacaaattCTATTTTGgattgaggacagggctttgatggccactccaatatcttgactttgtttttcttaagccattttctcacaactttggatgtatgcttggggccattgtccatttttggaagactcatttgcgaccaagctttaacttcctgactaatgtcttgagctgttgcttcaatacatccacataattttccttcctcatgagtccatctattttgtgaagtgcaccagtccctcctgcagcaaagcacccccacaacatgatgctgccacccccgtgattcACGGTTCGGATGGtatttttcggcttgcaagcatccccctttttcctccaaacataacaatggtcattatggccaaacagttctatttttgtttcatcagaccagaggacatttctccaaaaagtacgacctttgtccccatgtgcagttgcaaaccgtagtctggcttttttatggcagttttggagcagtggcttcttccttgctgagtgtccTTTcagaatccaagatggcgtagcagtcagacgtcttgtctcgtcccatgtgtATATCTATTTTTCTTCACGTTCTTTTTaatatttttcctaaacctcaacttcaaaatactcACCTGCAAcacgcctcacccaatgtggtgtggattTATATGTTTTTAcccctaaagtatttatatttacctCAGAACTGgaatacctcaaccagggttgactactcctggctaacgtttcCGTCTCGGAGCTAGCACCAACTAACCTGGGGCTAGCCCATGCTAGAACCGTCTCCCGgctcactcctgggctacaatatccagacctcttctactgccggtacggggcacGGAACTCAGCCGATCCTCTgcgactggaataccgacataatcaGCCCGAGGATTCCAACAGGCCCCTAAGGCGCGACGCCCACTTaaggcccattctgctaacctgctaggccggctacctagagctacttggaaccctactaattccatgACTGGTCTATCGGTGTCACCGCACGAAGAGGCAGAAACAGACTTAACCCCATCGCGATGTCACCCAAAGGCTAACTTGGtagcccctgctaactgcttgcttgcctgccccggtctgctaactgctttgcatgctaacccggtctgctaactgtaagcttgtttagccccggcctactaactgttagcttgttagcattggcctgctaactgtctgaattgCCGTATTCCCAGTCAGcacaaccactcactggacccatatgttcacttggctatgcatgcctctctctaatatcaatatgcctcgtccattactgtcctggttagtgattactgtcttatttcactgtagagcctctagccctgctcaatatgccttaaccaaccatgttgttccaccttctacatatgcgatgacatcacctggtttaaacgtctctagagactatatctctctcatcattactcaatacctaggtttacctccaatgtactcacatcctaccttacccttgtctgtacactatgccttgaatctatgctatcgtgcctagaaacctgctccttttactctctgttctgaacgtgctagacggccagctcgtatagcatttagccgtactcttatcctacttctcctctgttcctctggtgatgtggaggttaatctaGGTCGTGCAGTGCCgaactccactcccactccccaggtgctctcatttgttgacttctgtaaacgtaaaagccttggtttcatacatgttaacattagaagtctactccctaagtttgttttactcactgctttcacactctgccaacctggatgtcttagtcgtgtctgaatcctggtttaggaaaaccaccaaaacccTTGACATCTCCATCGCTAACTATagcattttccgtcaagatagatcTGCTAAAGGGGGCTGTGTTGctatctactgcaaagatagcctgcagagttctgtattactatccaagtctgtacccaaacaatttgagcttctacttctaaaaattcacctttccagaaacaagtctcactgttgccacttgctatagacctccctctgcccccagctgtgccctcaataccatatgtgaattgattgccccccatctatcttctaagcccgtgctactaggtgacctaaactgggacatgcttaacaccccggccatcctacaatcccaGTTTGATGCCcttaatctcacacaaattatcaatgaacctaccaggtacaactccaaatctGTAAACACAGACACCCTCATAGATgccatcctaactaactcaccctccaaagacacctctgctgttttcaatcaagatttCAGTGATCTCTGCCTCATTGCccgcatccgtaatgggtcagcggtcaaacggcctccactcatcactgtcaaacactccttACAACACTtatgcgagcaggcctttctaattgacctggccgtggtatcctggaatgacattgaccgcATCCCGTCATTAGATGATACCTATTCCTTaaaaaagtgccttcctcaccatcttaaaatgaacgaggaatagatatagtccttggttcacttcagacctgtctgcccttgaccagcacaaaaacatcctgtggcgttctgcattagcatcgaatagcccccatgatatgcaacttttcagggaagttaggaacaaatatacacagccAGTTTGGAAAgttaaggctagctttttcaaatagaaatttgcatcctgtagtactaactcaaaaaggttctgggacactgtaaagtccgtggagaataaaagcacctcctcccagctgcccactgctctgaggctaggaaacattgtcaccaccgataaatccactataattgagaatttcaataagcatttctctacggctggccatgctttccacctggctacccctaccccggtcaactgcccggcaccctccacagcaacccgccaaagctcCCAcaatttctcctttacccaaatccagatagctgatgttctgaaagagctgcaaaatctggacccctacaattCAGCTGGGCTATACAatatggaccctctctttctaaaattatctgccgaaattgttgcaactcctattactagcctgttcaacctctctttcatatcatctgagattcccaaagattggagaGCTGCTGCGGTCACACCCCTCTcgtcaaagggggtgacactctagacccaaactgctacagacctagatctatcctaccctgtctttctaaggtcttcgaaagccaagttaacaaacagattaccgaccatttcgaatcccactgtaccttctccgctatgcaatctggtttcagagctggtcatgggtgcacctcagccacactcaaggtcctaaatgacatcataaccgtcatcaataagagacattactgtgcagccttattcatcgacctggccaaggctttcgactctgtcaatccccacattcttatcggcagactcaacagccttggtttctcaaatgatgaggggtggccagtcctcttctggctgtgccgggtatagattataacataacatggccaagaagttcaaatattcataaatgaccagcatggtcaaataataataatcacagtagttgtcgagggtgccacaagtcagcacctcaggagtaaatgtcagttggcttttcatagccgatcactAAGAGTATCTCGATCACTCCTGCTGTCTAtgaagagttgaaaacagcaggtctgggtcaggtagtacgtccggtgaacaggtcagggttccatagccacaggcagaacagttgaagctggagcagcagcacggccaggtggactggggacagtaaggagtcatcatggtcctagggctcaggtcctccgagagagagaaagaaagagagaattagagagagcatacttaaattcagacaggataccggataagacaggagacgtactccagatataacagactgaccctagccccccgacacactactgcagcataaatactggaggctgagacaggacagggtcaggagacactgtggccccatccgatgatacccccggacagggccaaacaggaaggatataaccccacccactttgccaaagcacagccccacaccactagagggatatcttcaaccaccaatttaccatcctgagaccaggccgagtatagcccacaaagatctccgccacggcccaacccaaggggggcgccaacccagacaggaagatcacgtcagtgactcaacccactcaagtgacgcacaccTCCTAGGGACTGGATGAAAgtgcaccagtaagccagtgactcagcccctgtaatagggttagaggcagagaatcccaatgGAGAGaagggaactggccaggcagagacagcaacagcagttcattgctccagagcctttccgttcaccttcacactcctgggccagactacactcaatcatatgacccactgaagagatgagtcttcagtaaagacttaaaggttgagaccgagtttgcgtctctcacatgggtaggcagaccattccataaaaatggagctctataggagaaagccctgccgccaactgtttgcttagaaattgtagggacaattaggaggcctgcgttttgtgactgtagcgtacgtgtaggtatgtacggcaggaccaaatcagaaagataagtaggagcaagcccatgtaatgctttgtaagttagcagtaaaaccttaaaaatcagcccttgccttaacaggaagccagtgtagggaggctagcactggagtaatattatcaaatttttgggttctagtcaggattctatcAGCCGTATTTAGCTCTAACTGAAGTTTacttagtgctttatccgggtagccggaaagtaaagcattgcagtagtcgaacctagaagtaacaaaagcatggattaatttgaATCATGGAAATTCCATGAATCATggaatctaccattccagtgtttaattgctatattgtaattacttcgccaccatggcctatttattgccttaactcccttatcttacctcatttgcactcactgtatatagactttttattttcttttgttctactgtattattgactatgttttatttattccatgtctgtgttgttgtatgtgtcaaattgctatgctttatcttggccaggtcgcagttgcaaatgagaacttgttctcaactagcctacctggttaaataaaggtgaaaaataaaaaataaatacaggactcgttttactgtggatatagatacttttgtacctgtttcctccagcatcttcacaaggtcctttgctgttgttctgggattgacttgcacttttctcaccatagtacgttaatctctaggagacaggatAGGGCTGcgttcagagtatcctgccttggcaagcTGTTAAGACAcagatgccctttgcaaccacatacctatgtgagagtggattcttggccctcactagcacaaaaaaaagaaatacaggcacagactgtgtggaaaattattttaGATTGAgactccaatacaacccaacattgcagagttatgtgcatcgtTTCTAGCACACCATTCTCATTaagctgtggtgagttattcctGAATTTTATAGGAACAAAtcaggttttatatgtaagatggctaaataaagagcacaATGAATGATTATTAtttgtgccttggtcctcctATAAGAGCTTTTTGTCAATTCCCACGAACCGGGTTGTGACAAATTCACACTCATTCTAAATGTATCGTAAAGTGTGTGTGGCAGGATGATTACAATGACGCCAACAAAAAAAAATTGatagtgtgctgaccctggtgctagagggggtacagctggaggttgaatgtttgaaggggtacgggactgtaaaaagtttgggaaccactgctctacatCATATCACACTATTTCTTAAGTAGCCTTTATAGGGACAGATGTGAAGGTTTGCATCTGCTTAATTGCAGCAAAAAGAATATATATTACGTTTTTAATTGGATATCATTACAGTAGGCACTTTCAACCCAGGGCCGCCTCAGGGTGGAATGATGTCATGTCAAAACCATAGAATGACTATTTCTGTGTTCAATGCCTACTGATAGTTCTTAATTATCTTTGAATTTCACTGGCACCTGATGGGTTCTAAAAGCACATTCGTATCACTCTCAATGGAGCTCCACTGTGGGTGACCGATTTG is a genomic window containing:
- the pot1 gene encoding LOW QUALITY PROTEIN: protection of telomeres protein 1 (The sequence of the model RefSeq protein was modified relative to this genomic sequence to represent the inferred CDS: deleted 1 base in 1 codon), whose product is MPVLVVKDGPGSGTQVPPQLQRIPIPLLSPTSDCTGKTVKGRVVHKGPLVSMGEDNYVLKTVIQEVDSQQNMSPEHSSINIILFGALAKDYSESVSQGDMLLVTGFSVGNSPTAQKDKLHACNLQLAGDDAWMYVWPSTVSPRASVPRKRTSPASTEVTKAVKVVKYTYVPLSDLKPGVVVNVYAVVTFFKQPFRTKGTDYCSTLKITDQSNKKVGCTIFCDKLEEHPKIFKMGDIIRLHRVKTQLFNGAISLLTSHGFSVVTFDGMVGSPVVPRTSSESFKFGEEDCQVVEALRTWAANQSLVPAQPCVPLSAVQPKTYFDLTCQLLAKAPVDSSCTLLKVWDGSKCPHPLLDVFVEPNTLEGSLALSKDMANLTANVLVYDNHVEVARQFKPGSYLRIYNLHAVPGASRLPSNDSVQSDQMGHLGFHLHGGTSYGRGLRVLPEDSPDILDLKKILETFSESDINDSSMFEVWSTPPESFGTAPDEIATERTCDHTVEQVSLAEVKSRSPPSGVHVQVQLKSYQPQRLYQSLKLFCHKCKTIRDVPDDVTVGGLFSEAQKDVGPCNNGYWTLVLPLPREPPSESPTRTLTLLMSSQLMGKGKAKELIFLMGATLEETCRIASAYSNIVPVTSPQGTMTPLDLSAPFLFRGTKRYYGCKQCSQLKVGESLGEGVEVWDEKSVADALGVQLLQYGLLMKLELQDGTGFLEALLWRDAESFFHVSAEDAAADQEAQDRVQETMDRLCPPGSSTAERPWMDLCLSAYTVEENGQRRACYQICHTGTRGTNPHTHPHASPRDK